CAACCATGGAAGTTCATACTTGTTAATGACAAAGAGACACGTGAGAAACTAAGAGAATATTCTTGGGGACAAGCTCAAGTTACAGATGCTTCTCATTATGTAGTACTTGCATATATGACAGAACTTAATGAAGAGTATATTGAAAAATTTGTTCAATCAATTGCTGATCAAAGAAAAGTTGAGCGCGAAGGACTACAAGGTTACTACGATGTAATGAAAGCGGCACTTATTGACGGGCCACGATCAAAGACTATTTCAGAATGGGCACAGAGACAGACTTATATCGCAATGGGACAACTACTTATGACAGCTGCGATACAAGGCATTGATACTTGTGCAATTGAAGGAATCGTACCTGAAGAATATGATAAAATTTTAGGTCTAGAAGGAACTAAGTACAAAACTCTAGGTACAGTGGCACTTGGTTACCGCTCTGATGAAGATAAGTACAAAGACCTTGAAAAGGTTCGATTTAGTTTTGATGAAGTATTCAAAGTTATCTAATTGGTAAAGGCGGCCTTTGGTCGCCTTTTTATTAATTATAAGTTAAACTTCATTTATGATTTTTATTCCATTTATTATTTTCTTTGCTCTATTATTTGGTTATTTCTTCTATAAGCATTATTCACAAAAACTTGCTCGTAATTTGGCATTAAAGAAGTTATCTGAAAAAAAACCTGCCTGGAAAGAATTCTTAAGAGATGAAACGAAGTTATTTTCTCAATTATCACAACAGGAACAAGAAAGACTCCTAGACTCTATTCTTATTTTCTATAGTGAAAAAAAATGGTCAACAGAGCTAAGTGAAAATGAATGTTTAAAAACTTCATATTATGCATGCCTACCAATCTTTAAAAGAAAAACTAATTACTATCCAAATATTAAAGAGATAAATTCAATGTGGAGCTTTCAAGAATGGCTTTCTCAAAACGAGAAACAATTCGAAATCGACTTTGGAAAGATGGCCTTAAAAGAATTGCGAGGAAATTTCTCCTACTATTCTGAGCTATTTTTTGAATCTCCAAACGAGCTACAAACTGATCAT
This is a stretch of genomic DNA from Halobacteriovorax vibrionivorans. It encodes these proteins:
- a CDS encoding NAD(P)H-dependent oxidoreductase — translated: MNNEEILKALNWRYATKVFDKDKKISDEDLHVLNESLRLAASSFGLQPWKFILVNDKETREKLREYSWGQAQVTDASHYVVLAYMTELNEEYIEKFVQSIADQRKVEREGLQGYYDVMKAALIDGPRSKTISEWAQRQTYIAMGQLLMTAAIQGIDTCAIEGIVPEEYDKILGLEGTKYKTLGTVALGYRSDEDKYKDLEKVRFSFDEVFKVI
- a CDS encoding zinc-dependent peptidase, whose translation is MIFIPFIIFFALLFGYFFYKHYSQKLARNLALKKLSEKKPAWKEFLRDETKLFSQLSQQEQERLLDSILIFYSEKKWSTELSENECLKTSYYACLPIFKRKTNYYPNIKEINSMWSFQEWLSQNEKQFEIDFGKMALKELRGNFSYYSELFFESPNELQTDHPAVYDKLLKFYQVEV